The Rhinolophus sinicus isolate RSC01 linkage group LG15, ASM3656204v1, whole genome shotgun sequence region ATCTAGGCTGGGGGTCACCCCTCACACCTCCTCTCCGTATCCCTAAGTGAGGAGAGGGCTAATCCCTTTCTCCAGTGCTCCTCCCCGTGCCAAGAGCAAGTGGTGCATACTAGAACCAGGCGAGATGTCTTGGGCAGCAGCAACCATAGACTTCCAAAAAGCTCCTAGCCTAGCCGCAGAGCCAGAGGGAGAAGACCCTCCTCCTGTTTCCCTGCCCTCGGGTCTTCTGGGCAGCAGGCTCTGGCCTGCCCCTCAGACCATAAGAGTTGTGGAGAAGCAGGAATAATAACCCTGGGcttggaggagacagaaaaaatctgagaaacaggaaaaaaaaacggTTTTCAAAACCTGGGAAGGAGATGGTTTCTTCTTCGACTCTCTTTCTGAAGACAATGCTAATTAGCAGAGAACTCTTCTCCCCTGCGACCAACACAAAACCCTAGAAACCGTCTCTTTTAGTTCCTTTCTAGCCAGATTGAAATTTGAGATTCAGGGATGGTTACCCACCCTTCCTTTGAGGGAATGGGACTCAAGCAACGCAGGGGTTAACTTTTCTGAAAACACAATTAACTTTTCCCTATTCTGCGTGGGGAGGGGaggttatatttatttaatcactgGGGAGTGGGGTGGTCTCAACCCAAagctccctcctccctcaaaGGCACAGACGCTTCTTTCGCAGATCCTACGTAGGTGGAACAGGACGCGTCgggttgtggggagagagagagaaaggagaaggaggaaaaaaaggttgATAGGTTTGTGCGCGGGTCCCTCGTGCCGGCTGCGCTCCTCCTGGGTGCTATTTGACAATTCCTGCCTCTGCCATTGGTCAGTGTTGGATCAGATGGTTGTATTTCCTTCTGGCCCTCACTGGCACCTCGCCATCCCCCCTCAGCTAAAACCCAATCTCAGATATACTACTAATAGGCGCGGCGCTCGGACTATAAAACACAACAAATCATAAACCCGGCGGAGCAGCAGCGGCCGTGCGCGCCTCCCTCCCAATGAGTTCCTATTTCGTGAACTCCACCTTCCCCGTCACTCTGGCCAGCGGGCAGGAGTCTTTCCTGGGCCAGCTACCGCTCTACTCGTCGGGCTATGCGGACCCGCTGAGGCACTACCCTGCGCCCTATGGGCCCGGGCCCGGCCAGGACAAGGGCTTTGCCGCCTCCTCCTATTACCCGCCGGCGGGCGGCGGCTATGGCCGAGCGGCGCCTTGCGACTATGGCCCGGCGCCGGCCTTCTACCGCGAGAAGGAGTCGGCCTGCGCTCTCTCGGGCGCCGACGAGCCGCCCCCCTTCCACCCGGAGCCGCGGAAGTCCGACTGTGCACAGGATAAGAGCGTGTTCGGCGAGCCTGAGGAGCAGAAGTGTTCCACGCCCGTCTACCCCTGGATGCAGCGGATGAATTCGTGCAACAGTGAGTGAGACTCCGCCGTCGCTGCGACCCCTGCGGGCCCCCACCTCGGGAGACAGAAGTAGCAACCCCCCATTCTCCAACTGGATGCGGGGTGGGCATCTCAGTTAGGAATGAAGGGAAGATGGGGCGCTTGCACTGGGGCTTCTGCTCTGTCCTCTCACCCTCAGTTGTTACAAAGTTTGCAAAGTCCCAGCCGCACTCGGAGGCAGGGTAGCGAGTGGGCTCTCGGGGGTGGCAGGCCAGAGCAGGGATTGCGAGTCAGGGCAGGGGGCAAGGGCCGCAGTCATGCGCTTGGCTTTCCCTTGCGCCCCCAGACCTGGTAGGGTCCCCCATCCAAAGATTGTTCCATTAAAAACCGAGTGCGTCACGGGAAGGGGGGCGGCGTGACGCTGTCGAGGGAGAGTGGACTTGTCCCGAACTGTGtttccctgggggtggggggttggggaaaGATGAGGAACGAGGAAAGGGGCGGTAGTCAGAAGACGGAGGGAGAATAAGGGTAAGAAAGAGCGGGGTAGCGGGCGGAGGGGGAAAGTGGCAGAAGCAGGCGCCTGGGTCTCAGGTTGGATTATTTGTCGGCCTTAAGTCCCAAATTGATGTCCATTAGCGGGACACGAAAGTGAGGAGCCGTTAATGCCGACTATGGATCGATCCACGTCATTACGGATTAAGGGCTGGAATCTATCACACGGTGGTGGGGAAGCTAgaaggatggggaaaaaaagatccgGCCAGGAAGAGACACACCTGGCCAGTATActttcccagcccctccccctagACTCAGGTGGGATTTTAAACtgctcctcccatcccccaccatgAGTCTAGACCGGAATCGCAGGCCTAGGAGACCCGGAGGGAATCTGGAGGGGGCGCTggagggtgaggggggtgggcagggaacGTGAGATTGGAGGGCATCCCGGGACAGGCTGGAGTCCTTGTTTGAGAGgcgagtgggggagggggactctAGCCCTAGTGACCTCAGGCCTCAGCATCTCTTCTCTGCGTAACAGGTTCCTCCTTTGGGCCCAGCGGTCGGCGCGGCCGCCAGACTTACACGCGCTATCAGACCTTGGAGCTAGAGAAGGAGTTTCACTACAATCGCTACCTGACCCGGCGGCGGCGCATCGAGATCGCGCACGCCCTGTGCCTGACCGAGCGCCAGATCAAGATCTGGTTCCAGAACCGGCGCATGAAGTGGAAAAAGGAGAGCAAATTGCTCAGCGCCTCTCAGCTCAGtgcggaggaggaggaagaaaaaccaGCGGAGTGAAGGCGCTGGAAAGGGAGGGGGGACGCGAAAGGAGAGGCCTGTGGGCAGCCCGTGGGCATCGGAGAGCCCCGAGAAGGCTCTGCAGGCGGGGGAGCCCAGGGACCTGCTCTCCAGCACAGACAGGTGGGGCCCAGCGCTCTCCTGGACGCCCCCACCTGCAGAGCTCTCGCTGTGAGCTGGGAGGCTGTGCCTCCTGAGCCCACCCGGCACCCCGTGCGCCCCCTGTATCTGCGTGGAACCCGCCTCAGCCCCATCAGCCCCCCTCCAACCCGTGAGAACTGAGGACCGGACTCACTTGATGTTTCCTGGAAGCAGAGCAAAAAACACTCTTGTCCGTGTCGCGTCTCATTTCGTCCATGTCCCCCGTGCACGGTTTCAATGGTAGCTTCGCAGTCCCCTCAGCGGGGGCCTCGAAGACTCCCTAACCCCAGACCTCTCTcctaccccctaccccccaaagCCACTGGAAGGAGCACATACTACCTAGAAGTAAGAAGAGGAgcctcagaagaaaacaaagttctattttattaattttctatgtGTTGTGTTTGTAGTCTTGTCTTAGCTCGGGACGTGAAATACTTcggtaataatattaatattattattaatgatgataataaagaagtaaaaactcGCCGCTCAGTCACCTCTGCTCCTCCCCTGCCACTTCCCCACCCCTACAGCCACCCTGTGGTGCCTTGCCGGAAACTCCGCAGCAAAGGCAGGAGTCTGGTAGGCCCCAGCGGGCCCGACAGGACTCGGAAGTTACAGTTGAGATAAAGGCTGGAGCCGTTCTGCCCAAGCTCCAGCGCTGCGCCTCGCGGGTTCTGAGGCTCAGAATGGCCTCTCCAAGGGCAGTCTTGGGGGACTGAGAAAGGTCGTTTCCCTCCTGTTCTCTAGCTTTTCCTCGTTTGTCCCTGGCACGAGGGACAGCACAGAGGCCTCCCAGCCAGGATCCCCTGCAGAGACTTAGCCAGGCGGATGTATAGCTTGAGCAGCGCTTTTCTGTCCTCCCGCTCACCCGGGTCGTGGCCTGTGGCCTGCCCACATGGCCTGGTCTACCGCCGGCCTTGGCCCTCGGCTCCTGGCCTGTGGCTCTGAGACCAAATCAGGGTCGCGGGGTATCTCCACCCACAGCTGAAAGCTTCCTGCTTCGAGTAGGAGCTCAGCGAGGAGTAAGAGAATGCGAAGCCATAGGCAGGCGTTGGCTGAAGGGCACGACTTTCCCCTGCTCATTGGAGACCTGAGGGTAGGAAGCCAGGTGATCGGGCAGTTCGGTCTCATCTCCTCAAACAAAAACGACCATTCTCTCCCACCCACACCCAGGCGGCAAGCTGCGgacactgttttcctttcttcctcctccctctctcccttttttatttttaaagaaaatagccGCCCGGCAGAAGGGGCCCAGCTGCGGCGATCTTTGGCTGCGCAATGCACTCAGCAAGGCGCCGCCGGTCCTCGGAACCCCTTCCTGGGGAAGGCATTGGGCGCTGGGCACATTCTGACACTACCCGGACGCCCGCGAGGGTCGTCGAGCGGGGCCTCCCGACGCAACAGCCGGTATCTggtgaggaggagaaaggatCCTGCCTTGATCCCAAACTCTGAAAACCACATTGCCACGCAAACCCCGGACACCGACGCGGTCGCCGTTACCGTTTTCCCCACAGCTAGGCCTCTTAACCCCAGGCGTGCTCGTTCTCTGGGATCCCCATCCTGCTCTGCCATTCCCCAGGCGGGGTTAAGCATGAGGAGGAGGTCTGGAAGAGGATTCCAAACTTCTAAGGGACATAGGAGAAGCGAAAGTTTCTCCTTTGAACCCTTGGCCCAGCCTTGCCGGCTCTGCCTGGGCGCTGTGAATGGGCCACGGCAGCCCCGTTAGGAAGACCAGCCGGAGCTCGCGTGAGAAGGGGGAGGACCCCGTGGCAATAATTGTTTATCACACACCTCTTTCAACCCTCTCCCCCATTTCCACCCCCAACTCAGAGACTTGCAAAACCCGAGTAAGGGAAAAGCAACTCAATGTTTGATCATCTCATCCagagttaaaataataatgacaggGAGAAGAACATAAATAGAAGTTATCCCACTCTCAAGAAAGCGGATAAAGGCTCAACCGGTCCCTCTTCTAAAAG contains the following coding sequences:
- the HOXB6 gene encoding homeobox protein Hox-B6; this encodes MSSYFVNSTFPVTLASGQESFLGQLPLYSSGYADPLRHYPAPYGPGPGQDKGFAASSYYPPAGGGYGRAAPCDYGPAPAFYREKESACALSGADEPPPFHPEPRKSDCAQDKSVFGEPEEQKCSTPVYPWMQRMNSCNSSSFGPSGRRGRQTYTRYQTLELEKEFHYNRYLTRRRRIEIAHALCLTERQIKIWFQNRRMKWKKESKLLSASQLSAEEEEEKPAE